The nucleotide sequence GGACGGCGCCCGGGTTGGCTTCGGTGGGTGTTGAGTTAGAAAAGCCGCAGATTGATGCGCTTTTGGTGGCAAACACATCGTCGATGCTACTGGATGAAGATCGGTTTTATCAGCAAGCTGGTCTGATCGACTATGCGGACGGGACTTTTTCGCCAACCTCTTTGCGGCGTTCTCACGGCACGCATATCGCAGGCCTGGCAGCGGGTTATCCCATGGATACCGCCCCCAATGACCGACCGATCCTTTTTGCGATATTGCCAACCCGCGTGACCGAAGATGTGTCGGGCGGCAGCATCTTGCCCAGTCTTGTTCTGGCACTGCTCCGGTTGACGCGCCAAGCAGCACGTTTCCGCTGCGCGGATGGATCGTGCCCACCCGCTGTTTTCAACTTCAGCTATGGCAACTTTGGTGGCCCGCATGACGGCACCAGCCCCATTGCCCGCGTGATCGAAGATTATTTCGGACCGGATTGTGACGCTGATCAGGAACTGCGGATTGTCTTGCCGGCGGGCAACGGCAACCTGTCACGGACCCATGCAATGCTGGAGTTTGGCAGCGGGGGCAGCGGCAGACCGCTCAAGGTGCTAGACTTTGTGGCGATGCCCGATGACCGCACTGTCAGTGAAGTGCAGTTATGGATGCCATATAGCGCATCCAGCCCTCTGCCCAATTTTGTCACTGTGCGCGCGACAACCCCCGATGGCTTGCAAAGCGGACCGGTAGAGATCGCGGCCGGATCATATCAATCGCTGCTCAATCAAGATAACATCGAAGTGGCCCGTTTGTCCTTTGCCTTCGCCCCGATGCCAACGGCACGCGGCGTTATTACACTCAGCCTGAATCCAACGGCGAACCTAAAACCGGCCCCTCTGGCTCCGGCGGGGCGTTGGCAGATTGAAGTCACACCAGATCAGATCGCCGCTGATGAAAGCGTGCAGGTCTGGATTGAACGGGACGATACCCTGCCCGGCTTCAAAACGGGCGGTCGGCAGTCCTATTTCAACAACGCGGACTACCAGCGCTTTAACAGATTTGGTGGGCCACTTGCCGTTGATCCCCCCGGCACAAACAGCCTGATCAGACGGGCTGGCACATTAAGCGGCTTTGCCTGTGGGCCTTCACCGCTGGTGATTGGCGCGCTGACACAAAGCAATGGCAAGATGTCAGATTACTCCGCGGCCGGGCCGATCACGCCGCCGCGCGGCGCGGCCGTCGCCTATCGCGAAGGGCCAGATGCGTCAGCGCGGGGTGACGACAGTGTCGTCATGCAAGGCGTCATCAGCGCCGGTTCGCGCAGCGGTTCCATGGTGCGTTTGAATGGGACGAGCGTCGCCGCGCCGCGTGTGGCGCGTTTCACCGTCAATGAAATGGCGGGCGGTGCGGATGGCAACCGCGCGTGGCTACAGATCCAAGCGGGGCTGCAAGATGCAGATTTCCCACCACCCAAACCGATGACAACACGTAGCGGCGCTGGCCGAATGAATATTTCCGTGAATGAAATCGGCCCTGGCGCGTAATGTAGGTAAGACATCCTACAGACGGCAC is from Yoonia sp. GPGPB17 and encodes:
- a CDS encoding S8 family serine peptidase; its protein translation is MIEKGATSSALDFRLGQQERFVAPQDPDKGNKRETIWWSALLDLRDTSIAAFVNRLDADLRRQIHIPTDYTPEDQEVTFEDKLVVVFATTDLLATLNLAGKELNVASVILGAIINPNFINLKAQGQIAALPIINVPNGTVITAVIDDGIAFANDVFRDGLTSTRVQYATLLPTMPGTAPGLASVGVELEKPQIDALLVANTSSMLLDEDRFYQQAGLIDYADGTFSPTSLRRSHGTHIAGLAAGYPMDTAPNDRPILFAILPTRVTEDVSGGSILPSLVLALLRLTRQAARFRCADGSCPPAVFNFSYGNFGGPHDGTSPIARVIEDYFGPDCDADQELRIVLPAGNGNLSRTHAMLEFGSGGSGRPLKVLDFVAMPDDRTVSEVQLWMPYSASSPLPNFVTVRATTPDGLQSGPVEIAAGSYQSLLNQDNIEVARLSFAFAPMPTARGVITLSLNPTANLKPAPLAPAGRWQIEVTPDQIAADESVQVWIERDDTLPGFKTGGRQSYFNNADYQRFNRFGGPLAVDPPGTNSLIRRAGTLSGFACGPSPLVIGALTQSNGKMSDYSAAGPITPPRGAAVAYREGPDASARGDDSVVMQGVISAGSRSGSMVRLNGTSVAAPRVARFTVNEMAGGADGNRAWLQIQAGLQDADFPPPKPMTTRSGAGRMNISVNEIGPGA